The segment TCAGAGGAAACATCCTGAAGGATGCTCTGAGCACATCCCTGTGTCAAAATGTCCAGAGGCTCCCCAACTGCTGAAGGACTGAGTTCAAACTCCACAGCCTGGCCCCCAAAGCCCCACCCTCCCTCTTCAATTCCTCATCCTTCCCACATTCCCCAGGACCCCTTCCTGGCTGTGCCCTAGCTCTGGCCTTTCACAGCCAGAAGTCTAAATGTGTTTTCCTAAATAAAAGTACAGTGGAACTTggggtggttaggactctgtacttccactgcagggggcacagatttgatccctgatctgggaactaagatcccacaagccattgTGGcttggacagaaaaaaaaaaggacagtggATCTTGGTTCTCCACCTATAGCAATACCAAGAACTGGTAGAATCtctgaaaaaaaaactttctttttggAAAGCTTTCAGAAGTCTTGATTGAAATTCAAAGGCCACTCTCTTACCTACCTCGTCACCTACCAGACAGTGTCGGGAAGCAGCAGGACATATGATGTGGTTAGCCAGATAGATGGCTACGTGCAGTTGGTATTCAGTACATGTGGGCTGGAACACTAACCCCTTTGTTTCCAACCTCTTTAAACAAGATGGGCAGGGATCAATGGAAAATTTTCTAGACCTTTCTAGGGAAAACCCCAGGAGCTGTgtcttccctgccctcctccccctttTTTCTCTTGCAAGTCTAGCTCCCCAGATCCAGCAGACTGCAGGGCACATGGTGGAGCTGGGCCTGTGTCCACTGAATGAGTGGTAGACACCTCCTGGTAGATTACTCTCAGGTCAGCCCAGGAACTTCCCACCTGCCAGGACTGCTGCTTGGGATTGTGGAGTTTGTGCCCTGAACATCAGCAAGGGGGGGGGGAATCAGGGGTGGCTGAAATCCAACAGGCAAGGTTGGGGTCAAACCTGGAAGGATGAATAGAGGCCTTTTCCTAATTGGTCTTCCCggcgtgtgtgtgggggggtaagGGTGGATTTCCACTTAGTCCACCCATACCGGCCACTTTTCTGGATTTTTCTGCGCATCGGAGGCACCCTTTCCTAATCATGCAAAGGCACTGTGCGCTCTCCTgcctacctgctgctgctgctaagtcacttcagtcgtgtccgactctgtgtgaccccatagatggcagcccaccaggctcccccgtccctgggattctccaggcaagaacactggagtgggttgccatttccttctccaatgcatgaaagtgaaaagtcaaagtgagttgctcagtcatgtccgactcttcgcgaccccatagacggcagcccaccaggccccgccatccctgggattctccaggcaagaccactgaagtgggttgccatttccttctccaatgcatgaaagtgaaaagtgaaagggaagtcgctcagtcgtgtccgacacttagcgaccccatggactgcagcctaccaggctcctccgcccatgggattttccaggcaagagtactggagtggggtgccattgcctttgcgGCAAGTGACGCTGGGATTTCTTAAAGGCAAGGCccattttgaagaaggaaatccCGTTCCatgcagaaaacaaaatacagataACCACCTATTAAAATTCCAATCGGGGCACTTCCTGATTATTGACAGCTGCACAGACATCAGTCCCCACCCCGAGGCCAATTAGAAGGAAGTGGGTGATGAACCATCATTCCCGGGCTCAAGCCTCATTGCACCTGCTTGTTGCTGGCttcccccgccccgcgtcccagcCCTGGGCCAGGCGCTTCACACAGACTCCATCTGATACCTGCTTTTCAGTAACCCTTGAGATGGGCACTGTTtcctctccattttacagatggggaaacggaGCTTGACAGAAGCGACCAGACTTGCCCCGAACCTTCTTCAGCTGGGAAGTTCAGGGACCTAGGAAATCAGGCCCCTCTTTGCCCAGAAAATCCTGCACACTCTGGAAACCTCTTGGAATCTTGCTGGCCCCGCACATCTCATGCATGTCCTTCGGGAGCCTGCCTTTTTTTGGGGCGGGGGGGGATCGGGTTGGGCGCCACAGTTAGGGTACCAGGGAGGGCCCTTCACtgatctccccccaccccccaacacccGTGCAGGCGCGAAGGCCCCCTTGTGGAAGAAGGAGCTGGAGGAGCCCCGGGCCAGGGAGGCAGAGGCGGAGGCCGAAGCCGCGGAGGAGGAGTCGGAGTCGGAGTCGGATTCGGACGAGGAGAGGCCGCCGGAGGAGAGCGCGACCGAGGGCGAGGCCAAGGCCGGCGGTGAGGCGGAGGGCGGCGAGGGCCGTGAGCGGGGCTCGGTGTCGTACTACCCGCTGCGCCAGGAGTCCAGCACCCAGCAGGTGGCGCTGCTGCGGCGCGCGGACAGCGGCTTCTGGGGTTGGTTCAGCCCCTTGGCGCTGCTCGGAGGCCTAGCCGCGCCGGCCGACAGGTGAGGGCGCGCCCCGCGGCGGGGGCGGGATGCCCGGGGAGCGCGGCGCGGTGCCCTGAGCGCCCCGGTCCTCCCCCGCAGGAAGCGGAGCCCTCCCGAGGAGCCGTGCGTGCTGGAGACGCGGCAGCGGCGGCCGCGCGGCGGGGGCTGCGCACGTTGTGAGATCCTTTTCTGCAAGAAGTGCAGGAACTTGCACAGCTCGCCGAGCTACGTGGCGCATTGCGTTCTGGAGCACCCAGATCTGGGGAAGACGCGGCCTGCCCACGGCGGCCCCTGAGTGCCACCAACCCTCCCGCCCCCAACTCCCTGCCTCTGTAGCCGTTCATCCTCGCCTCCACCCC is part of the Bubalus kerabau isolate K-KA32 ecotype Philippines breed swamp buffalo chromosome 4, PCC_UOA_SB_1v2, whole genome shotgun sequence genome and harbors:
- the C4H17orf50 gene encoding uncharacterized protein C17orf50 homolog, with protein sequence MDKHGAKAPLWKKELEEPRAREAEAEAEAAEEESESESDSDEERPPEESATEGEAKAGGEAEGGEGRERGSVSYYPLRQESSTQQVALLRRADSGFWGWFSPLALLGGLAAPADRKRSPPEEPCVLETRQRRPRGGGCARCEILFCKKCRNLHSSPSYVAHCVLEHPDLGKTRPAHGGP